The Streptococcus suis DNA window ATACAAGGTGCTATCCCAAGATCCAAAACTTTCTAGTATTTCCTGGCCGGCCGTATACATGCGCAATTCTTCTAAGTTTTTTACCTGATAAGTGGCCTGAGGCGTCTGTACCTCCATGATCTCTCTACGGCTACCTGCTTGAAGATTCATTGAGGCAAGGACTGAAGTTTGCTTACTTTGTAAGGTAACCAAAACCTGACTAAGCTGTCCATTTTCAAGATGATAACTATACGTAGCCGAAAGTGGCTGGTCATCCAGCAAATAAAGGGCTGTATCCAAGGGATGAATAAAAAGGTCAAATAGTTTGAACGTTTGACTTCCCACGTCATTGACTTCATTCTTCTCTACAACAATTCTTCGCTTATCAGGCTTGCTTTTTAGATTTTGAATGGTGGGTGCGAAGCGACGGTTAAAACCTGCCATCAGCAAAACACCCTTGGATTGGGCTAATTGATAAAGGGTTGCTGTGTGGTAAACATCCTCTGTCAATGGCTTGTCCATATAGACTGGGATGCCTTTTTCCAAGAACAGCTCTGCTATTTCCATATGTGCCTTTGTGGCTACATGGATCATGACCCCATCTAAATCAAGGTTAACCAACTCTTGAACCGTGGTGTAGTTTTGGCTGTGAGGCAAACTAGTCGCGATCTTGGCGAGAACTGATTGGTTGCGGGTAAATAGATGCCACTCAATTCCCGATAGCGTTCGTAAATATGGTAGATAGGCTTTTTGAAAAATACCACCCAGGCCAACAATTCCAATCTTTTTCATGAACATTTCCTCTTAATTTCCAAATTTTTCTTCTAAGAAATTGCTTAGAATATCCACATCTAGACCTAAGTCACGAATGATGGTAGCTTTGTGAAATTCATCGTAGTTGTCCTTACCCGACCAAACAAAAGAGTTGGTCACTATCCGATAGTTCTTGGCTGGCTCAACTGCTCTGCCATTGATACCGAAGCGATTTCCTCGACGTTGAATTCCATGTACTTGCGGATGAAGGCCTGTCGTGAGACTAGAAATCAAGTCCTCCCCCCGTATGCTGACTAGGAGCACGCGCTTCGAAAAGGGCAAGACCTTGACGACATCACTATAGTAAACAGGGCCTGCACTTAGGGATGTTCGGATACCAAAACCATTGATAACTGCCCCGTCTGGCTGATAGCCGAAAGAAACCGCCTGTTCAAATAGAGCTTGCGTAATGAGGGGGGCTAAAGTTGATCGCCCGTTACGGATACTGTCCCTTTCTCCATCTAAGGGAGCTGGGAGCTGAGCAATGGGGTGTGCAAAGCGTGCATTGCGTTCTGCTTGCATCTGATCAATCACTCTTCGAATCTCTTCGTCTTCGGTTTTTCGTTTATCAATCTCCACCAAGTCATAGGACAAGACCTTGTGACTACCATCCGCATAGCAACTAAGCAGTAGATTGCCAAGAAAACGCCCATACTGACCAGCTTGAAAAATACTGACATTTCCAACCTGACTCGGTGCTGATAAAATCGTATGGGTATGACCCCCGAAAATAAGATTCAACTGAGGAAATTCCCTCGCCAGTCGGAGGTCTTCTTCATAACCCAAGTGGCTAAGCAAAACAATGTGTGCATCCTCCTCTATCTCCGTTAATACTCGTTTCAAGGCCTGTTTGTGGTCTTCAAAGACCACTTTTTCCGATGGAGAGGCGACTTCTTCTGTCTCTAGGGTCGTTAAACCAAGAACGTAGAGAGGCTGACCAGCTATATCGAAAACCAACTTATCTTCAATTGGAACCAATTCCTCAGCCTCATGGGGATTCCGATAGGTAATATTGGTTGAAACAACGGGGAATTTAGCATAGTCATTCAAACGACTAAGCAACTCATCTCCGTGGTCAAATTCATGGTTGCCCAAGGTCATAGCCTGACAACCAAT harbors:
- a CDS encoding gfo/Idh/MocA family oxidoreductase; its protein translation is MKKIGIVGLGGIFQKAYLPYLRTLSGIEWHLFTRNQSVLAKIATSLPHSQNYTTVQELVNLDLDGVMIHVATKAHMEIAELFLEKGIPVYMDKPLTEDVYHTATLYQLAQSKGVLLMAGFNRRFAPTIQNLKSKPDKRRIVVEKNEVNDVGSQTFKLFDLFIHPLDTALYLLDDQPLSATYSYHLENGQLSQVLVTLQSKQTSVLASMNLQAGSRREIMEVQTPQATYQVKNLEELRMYTAGQEILESFGSWDSTLYKRGFESMVDAFLDALVTKQNPVNPTSSLLSHWICHQIAHAEHQIGELHVNIPTEINLETSITVG
- a CDS encoding bifunctional metallophosphatase/5'-nucleotidase; translated protein: MDFKDISILHTNDMHSYMENFPKKAQLITDIRASNEKRGIPTFVFDSGDLFSGNVFFNMYRGVKEIELMNRIGCQAMTLGNHEFDHGDELLSRLNDYAKFPVVSTNITYRNPHEAEELVPIEDKLVFDIAGQPLYVLGLTTLETEEVASPSEKVVFEDHKQALKRVLTEIEEDAHIVLLSHLGYEEDLRLAREFPQLNLIFGGHTHTILSAPSQVGNVSIFQAGQYGRFLGNLLLSCYADGSHKVLSYDLVEIDKRKTEDEEIRRVIDQMQAERNARFAHPIAQLPAPLDGERDSIRNGRSTLAPLITQALFEQAVSFGYQPDGAVINGFGIRTSLSAGPVYYSDVVKVLPFSKRVLLVSIRGEDLISSLTTGLHPQVHGIQRRGNRFGINGRAVEPAKNYRIVTNSFVWSGKDNYDEFHKATIIRDLGLDVDILSNFLEEKFGN